From Cecembia calidifontis, one genomic window encodes:
- a CDS encoding dihydrolipoamide acetyltransferase family protein produces MATVEMLMPKMGESIIEGTILTWLKKEGDKIEQDESVLEVATDKVDTEVPATHGGVLKKILAKEGEVVAVGAPIALIETEGIENVSSATSQPEAEQKEELIAAAPAQTQTILTAHIPAPISGESDGRFYSPLVLSIAKEENISKSELATVQGTGKDGRVTKQDMLNYVKNRGSKATAVVPTTSSSPSTSVPTPAPARVEVSISAHDEIIEMDRMRKMISQRMVDSKRISPHVTSFVEADVTNIVLWRNKVKDSFKKKEGEALTFTPFFIEAVAKAIKDFPMINISVDGDKIIKKKDINIGVAVALPTGNLIVPVIKNADQFNLTGLSKKVNDLANRARNNKLSPDELTGGTYTLSNVGSFGNVMGTPIIMQPQVAILAVGAIQKKPAVVETPTGDVIAIRHKMFLSHSYDHRVVDGSLGGMFVRRVADYLEAFDLNTEL; encoded by the coding sequence ATGGCGACTGTAGAAATGCTAATGCCCAAAATGGGGGAAAGTATTATTGAAGGAACAATTCTAACCTGGCTTAAAAAAGAAGGGGATAAAATAGAACAGGATGAATCCGTGCTAGAAGTGGCTACCGATAAAGTTGATACAGAGGTTCCGGCTACGCATGGAGGAGTGCTCAAGAAAATTTTGGCCAAAGAGGGTGAGGTAGTTGCTGTTGGCGCTCCAATTGCCTTAATAGAAACCGAAGGAATTGAAAATGTTTCTTCCGCCACTTCACAGCCTGAAGCTGAACAAAAAGAAGAGTTGATTGCTGCAGCGCCAGCTCAGACCCAAACCATTTTGACTGCCCATATCCCAGCTCCAATCAGCGGAGAAAGTGATGGAAGGTTTTATTCTCCCCTTGTACTGAGTATTGCCAAGGAAGAAAATATCAGTAAATCAGAATTAGCTACTGTTCAAGGCACCGGCAAGGATGGAAGAGTGACCAAGCAGGATATGTTGAATTATGTTAAAAACCGGGGAAGCAAGGCTACTGCGGTTGTTCCTACTACCTCTTCATCTCCTTCTACTTCTGTTCCAACACCAGCTCCCGCAAGAGTTGAAGTTAGCATTTCTGCCCATGATGAAATCATTGAAATGGACAGAATGAGGAAAATGATATCGCAAAGAATGGTGGATTCGAAAAGGATCTCTCCTCATGTGACTTCATTTGTGGAAGCCGATGTTACCAATATTGTACTATGGAGAAACAAAGTGAAAGACAGCTTCAAGAAAAAAGAAGGTGAAGCCCTTACTTTCACCCCTTTCTTTATTGAAGCAGTGGCGAAAGCAATCAAAGATTTCCCAATGATCAATATTTCTGTAGATGGGGACAAAATCATCAAGAAAAAGGACATCAACATTGGGGTCGCTGTCGCCCTTCCTACAGGGAATTTGATTGTACCGGTAATCAAAAATGCAGATCAGTTCAATTTGACAGGCCTTTCCAAAAAAGTAAATGACCTGGCCAACAGAGCAAGAAACAATAAGCTTTCTCCGGATGAACTTACAGGAGGTACATATACCTTATCGAACGTAGGAAGCTTTGGCAATGTCATGGGAACTCCGATCATTATGCAGCCACAGGTAGCAATTTTAGCAGTCGGTGCCATTCAAAAGAAACCTGCTGTAGTAGAAACGCCAACCGGTGATGTAATTGCTATCCGCCATAAGATGTTCCTTTCCCATTCCTATGACCACAGGGTAGTAGACGGATCTTTAGGAGGAATGTTTGTTAGAAGGGTGGCTGATTACCTGGAGGCATTTGATCTCAATACTGAATTATAA
- a CDS encoding competence/damage-inducible protein A yields MSNYKEVKAEILAIGDELLYGQIIDTNSHWISQELDKIGVRVVRRTTVGDNRESILSAFESAEKRADIILMTGGLGPTNDDLTKPLLAEYFNCGIELVPEALEAVRTFFERRGRELTPLNRLQAHLPTKCTYIPNELGTAPGMWFYENGKVWMSMPGVPHEMKKLMTDHVIPRIKEIFPLPHIYHKVVKTVGIGESWLADLIKDWEANLPAHIKLAYLPSLGQVRLRLTAFGNTIEELEDDVEKEIEKLLPLIDKYIYGYNQETLEEAIGRLLKLKNQKVAFAESCSGGYIAHLVTTVPGSSDYFQGAIIPYHNEFKNKILGVENFVLKEYGAVSEETVIQMSENVRKIFNADFGLASSGVAGPSGGTEEKPVGTVWIACAMENRTLTKKLQLTQDRMLNIQLTAVAVLNLLRLCIEDKTE; encoded by the coding sequence ATGAGTAATTATAAAGAGGTAAAAGCAGAAATTTTGGCCATTGGCGATGAATTGCTTTATGGTCAAATCATCGACACCAATAGCCACTGGATAAGCCAGGAATTGGACAAAATCGGAGTCAGAGTGGTCCGTAGAACTACGGTGGGAGATAACAGGGAATCAATTCTTTCTGCTTTTGAAAGTGCAGAAAAAAGAGCGGATATTATTTTGATGACAGGTGGACTTGGCCCTACCAATGATGACCTGACCAAACCTCTGCTTGCAGAATATTTCAATTGCGGGATAGAGTTGGTCCCAGAGGCTTTAGAAGCGGTAAGGACCTTTTTTGAAAGAAGAGGAAGGGAACTGACACCCCTCAATAGGCTTCAGGCCCATTTGCCCACAAAATGCACCTATATCCCCAATGAATTGGGAACTGCACCGGGTATGTGGTTCTATGAAAATGGAAAAGTATGGATGTCTATGCCGGGAGTACCTCATGAGATGAAGAAACTCATGACTGATCATGTTATCCCTAGAATAAAAGAAATTTTTCCACTACCGCATATTTACCATAAAGTGGTAAAAACCGTAGGAATAGGTGAAAGCTGGCTGGCAGATTTAATCAAAGACTGGGAGGCAAATCTGCCTGCGCACATCAAATTGGCCTATCTACCTTCTTTGGGACAGGTCAGACTGCGGTTAACCGCATTTGGCAATACCATCGAAGAATTGGAGGATGATGTAGAAAAAGAAATTGAAAAGTTACTTCCCCTGATAGACAAATACATCTATGGCTATAACCAAGAAACTTTGGAAGAGGCGATTGGGAGACTTCTTAAACTGAAAAATCAGAAAGTGGCTTTTGCAGAGAGCTGCTCAGGAGGATATATTGCTCATTTGGTGACGACTGTTCCCGGAAGCAGCGATTATTTTCAAGGTGCTATCATCCCCTATCACAACGAATTCAAAAACAAAATCCTTGGCGTAGAAAATTTTGTTTTAAAGGAATATGGGGCAGTAAGTGAAGAAACCGTAATCCAGATGTCTGAGAATGTTAGGAAAATCTTTAATGCTGACTTTGGCCTGGCCAGTAGCGGTGTAGCCGGGCCAAGTGGAGGGACAGAAGAAAAACCTGTTGGAACAGTTTGGATTGCCTGTGCCATGGAAAACAGGACCCTTACCAAAAAACTCCAACTCACTCAGGACAGGATGCTCAATATTCAGCTGACTGCAGTAGCTGTCCTGAACCTACTCAGACTATGCATTGAAGACAAAACAGAATAA
- a CDS encoding SDR family oxidoreductase, with amino-acid sequence MNQKTIWITGASSGIGEALVNAYDSLGHKTIISARNQAALEQIKEKANNPKNIYVLPLDLNAPDSFAIKTKEAIEAFGKIDVLINNGGISQRSLAAETSLAVDRKIMEVNFFGTIGLTKELLPHFMKNKSGHFVAISSLVGKFGTPYRSAYAASKHALHGFFDSLRAEHYKDNIYVTIVCPGFIRTHVSINALTGDGTPLNQMDEAQDKGMSPEQCAKEIIKAIEKQKEEVLVGGKEKYAVYLKRFFPGIFSKILRKAKVR; translated from the coding sequence ATGAACCAAAAAACAATTTGGATCACAGGAGCTTCTTCGGGAATCGGAGAAGCATTGGTAAATGCATATGACAGCTTAGGTCATAAAACCATCATTTCGGCAAGGAATCAAGCTGCCCTCGAACAAATAAAAGAAAAGGCCAATAATCCAAAAAACATTTATGTCCTTCCCTTGGACTTGAATGCCCCAGATAGCTTTGCTATAAAGACCAAAGAAGCTATTGAAGCATTTGGAAAAATTGATGTACTGATCAACAATGGCGGAATCAGCCAGCGTTCACTGGCAGCAGAAACATCCTTGGCAGTGGACAGAAAGATTATGGAGGTCAATTTTTTTGGAACAATAGGCCTTACAAAAGAACTTTTGCCTCACTTCATGAAGAATAAAAGCGGACATTTTGTAGCCATAAGCAGCTTGGTAGGCAAATTTGGTACTCCTTACAGGTCAGCATATGCCGCATCTAAGCATGCCCTGCATGGATTTTTTGACTCGCTAAGGGCCGAACATTATAAGGATAATATTTATGTCACCATAGTTTGCCCCGGCTTTATCCGTACCCATGTCTCTATCAATGCCCTCACCGGGGATGGTACCCCCTTAAATCAAATGGATGAGGCACAGGACAAGGGAATGTCACCGGAACAATGTGCAAAAGAAATCATCAAGGCTATTGAAAAACAAAAAGAAGAGGTGTTGGTTGGAGGAAAAGAAAAATATGCGGTATACCTCAAAAGGTTTTTCCCTGGAATATTTTCCAAAATCCTTAGAAAAGCAAAAGTCAGATAG
- a CDS encoding dihydrofolate reductase yields the protein MKISIIVAKAKNDVIGKDNQLVWKLSTDLKLFKKLTTGHHIIMGRKTYESVGRPLPNRTSVVITRNKNFSLPEGHVVAHSLEEAIQICIGRHLSQVFIIGGADIYKQAMKFADELLVTQVEAYPEGDAFFPKIDPKVWQMVSSEHYEKDQNNQYSFDFVVYKRNRADK from the coding sequence TTGAAAATCTCAATTATAGTAGCAAAGGCTAAAAATGATGTCATAGGGAAAGACAACCAATTGGTTTGGAAACTTTCTACCGATTTGAAATTATTCAAAAAATTAACGACGGGGCATCATATAATCATGGGAAGGAAAACCTATGAATCAGTAGGCCGTCCTTTACCTAACCGGACTTCCGTAGTAATCACCAGAAACAAAAATTTTTCTTTACCAGAAGGTCATGTCGTAGCCCACTCTTTGGAAGAAGCCATTCAGATCTGTATAGGAAGACATCTTTCGCAGGTATTTATCATTGGAGGCGCTGATATTTATAAGCAGGCCATGAAATTTGCTGATGAACTTTTAGTCACCCAAGTTGAGGCTTATCCGGAAGGGGATGCGTTTTTCCCTAAGATTGATCCGAAAGTCTGGCAAATGGTATCTTCAGAACATTATGAAAAAGATCAAAACAATCAATATAGTTTTGATTTTGTGGTTTATAAAAGAAACAGAGCAGATAAATGA
- a CDS encoding DUF4412 domain-containing protein — protein sequence MKYQILFLILLFVSFSFSSQAQILDRVKRAAERGVNKAVEKRVEAEAEKIAQRQLEKVFSGIYGPEGLPGIDIEKILSGIHADVPVADKYEFTGFSNMLITGQDEMGKAIDPMVFKSFYSESELVMGMEVELKEKEKKEGTSVIIYDFERNASIILFDNDGQKSRIAYAYDFEKMTEGIEKSNADLNNEDAFKLVKTVRSKTILGYECDEYHAEDEDGISSFWITEKTIGRKSGFWGESNPVIAARMKNNNSKQFSQLPQGSMLELDYKSKIDKSEMQMTITELNENYTQRFLMAEYQNVFASSQ from the coding sequence ATGAAATACCAAATCCTTTTTCTCATTTTACTTTTTGTATCATTTTCCTTCTCATCACAAGCCCAAATATTAGACAGGGTAAAAAGAGCTGCCGAAAGAGGTGTAAATAAGGCGGTTGAAAAAAGAGTGGAAGCAGAAGCAGAAAAAATTGCACAAAGACAGCTCGAAAAAGTCTTTAGTGGAATTTATGGGCCAGAAGGTCTTCCGGGAATAGACATAGAGAAAATCCTTAGCGGAATTCACGCTGATGTACCGGTAGCAGATAAGTATGAGTTTACCGGTTTTTCCAATATGCTAATCACCGGTCAGGATGAAATGGGCAAAGCCATCGATCCCATGGTCTTTAAATCTTTTTATTCTGAATCCGAATTGGTCATGGGTATGGAAGTAGAACTCAAGGAAAAGGAAAAAAAAGAGGGTACTTCGGTAATCATTTACGATTTCGAAAGAAATGCATCCATAATCCTTTTTGACAATGATGGTCAAAAAAGCAGAATAGCCTATGCTTATGATTTTGAAAAAATGACTGAAGGCATAGAAAAAAGTAACGCTGATTTGAATAATGAAGATGCTTTTAAACTTGTAAAAACAGTTAGAAGTAAAACCATCCTAGGGTATGAATGTGATGAATATCATGCTGAGGATGAAGATGGAATAAGCAGTTTCTGGATTACGGAAAAGACCATAGGAAGAAAATCAGGTTTTTGGGGAGAAAGCAACCCGGTTATTGCTGCTAGAATGAAAAACAATAATTCAAAACAATTCAGTCAACTTCCCCAGGGCAGCATGCTTGAACTGGATTATAAAAGCAAAATAGACAAGAGTGAAATGCAGATGACAATCACCGAATTGAATGAAAACTATACTCAGCGTTTCTTAATGGCCGAGTATCAAAATGTATTTGCCAGCAGTCAATAA
- a CDS encoding IS1380 family transposase, with amino-acid sequence MKITNSTEKITPFGGFNFVFNSFKNSGLPELIDNQLGVRALRGGFSYSDIFANHMAIFFNGGDCTEDINVHLRDALEQVPSFSVCSADTILRGIKELAVDTELFINPSSGVSHEFNINGKLNSLLLKSACKTGLLKSGVAYDLDYDNTVIPTEKYDSKKTYKHVYGYQPGVASIAHPEFSQAIPVYVEGRNGNSQAKYLQADTLTRMFGQLTNENIRIGRFRADSASYQEEVLRTLEAHTESFYIRANRCAKLDNILGSIAPEKWQKIRLGVQEMEVTDLSDYKPFGKDRSYRLVITRIRRKDGQADVFSGDAFTYRAILTNEHTSSNEAVVRFYNARGASERLFDVLNNDFGWSKLPCSFLAENTSFMLMTAMYANFYTYIIGEYSRKVDWLKPTDRLKKFIFRFITVSAKWIRTGRREVLKLFTSKDYKPILN; translated from the coding sequence ATGAAAATTACGAATTCGACAGAAAAAATCACACCTTTCGGAGGTTTTAATTTTGTTTTTAACTCTTTCAAAAATTCTGGTCTCCCAGAACTCATTGATAATCAATTGGGGGTTAGAGCCTTAAGGGGAGGGTTTTCATACAGTGACATTTTCGCCAATCATATGGCTATTTTCTTTAATGGTGGCGACTGTACTGAAGATATCAATGTTCACTTGAGAGACGCACTTGAACAGGTCCCTTCATTTTCAGTATGCAGTGCCGATACAATTCTGAGAGGTATCAAAGAGCTTGCTGTTGATACAGAACTCTTTATAAATCCGTCCAGTGGAGTAAGCCATGAATTTAATATCAATGGAAAACTCAACAGCTTGTTGTTAAAATCAGCTTGTAAGACCGGATTACTCAAGTCAGGTGTTGCTTACGACCTCGATTATGACAACACCGTCATTCCAACTGAAAAGTACGATTCAAAAAAGACATATAAACACGTCTATGGATATCAGCCAGGTGTAGCTTCCATAGCACATCCTGAATTTTCACAGGCCATTCCTGTGTACGTAGAGGGCAGAAATGGCAACAGTCAGGCCAAATATTTGCAGGCTGATACACTTACACGCATGTTTGGGCAGCTTACCAATGAAAATATCCGTATCGGAAGGTTCAGAGCCGATTCAGCATCCTATCAGGAAGAAGTTCTCCGCACACTGGAAGCACATACCGAAAGCTTTTATATACGGGCAAACAGATGTGCCAAACTGGATAATATCCTTGGAAGTATAGCCCCTGAGAAGTGGCAGAAAATACGTTTGGGTGTACAGGAAATGGAAGTTACTGACCTATCCGACTACAAACCTTTCGGTAAAGACAGGTCTTACAGGCTGGTCATTACCAGAATCAGGCGTAAAGACGGGCAGGCAGATGTGTTTAGTGGAGATGCATTTACTTACAGGGCTATTCTGACCAATGAACATACATCGTCCAATGAAGCTGTTGTAAGGTTTTATAACGCCCGGGGTGCAAGCGAACGCTTGTTTGATGTACTCAACAATGACTTTGGCTGGTCTAAGTTGCCCTGTTCGTTCCTTGCAGAGAATACCTCCTTTATGCTTATGACGGCTATGTATGCCAATTTTTACACCTATATCATTGGAGAGTATTCCAGAAAAGTTGATTGGCTTAAGCCTACCGACAGGCTCAAGAAGTTTATCTTCAGATTTATCACTGTTTCAGCCAAGTGGATAAGAACGGGAAGAAGAGAAGTGCTCAAACTGTTCACGAGTAAGGATTACAAGCCGATTTTGAACTAA
- the fmt gene encoding methionyl-tRNA formyltransferase: MKKEEMRIIFMGTPEFAVPSLEILLENGWNVVAVITAPDKPKGRGQKLIPSPVKECALKHNIPVLQPTNLKSPEFLEELKNFKADVQVVVAFRMLPEIVWNMPPLGTFNLHASLLPNYRGAAPINWAIINGEKETGITTFFLKHEIDTGSIIFQEKEPIHEEDNVGSLYERLMIKGAKLVLKTIEGIASGNIQTIPQDEQLAKHHAPKIFKETCEIDWTKPAWEIHNLVRGLSPYPAAWTTLDNKNCKIFKTQANPKNIIGLAPGEFHSDGKTHLTFQTGQGSLSILELQLEGKKRLNIEEFLRGYKL, encoded by the coding sequence ATGAAGAAAGAAGAAATGAGAATTATTTTCATGGGCACACCTGAATTTGCTGTGCCTTCATTGGAAATATTGTTGGAAAACGGCTGGAATGTGGTGGCGGTTATTACTGCTCCCGACAAACCTAAAGGAAGAGGCCAAAAATTAATTCCATCACCTGTCAAAGAATGTGCCCTGAAACATAATATACCAGTTCTTCAACCTACCAATCTTAAATCACCGGAGTTTTTAGAGGAATTGAAAAATTTTAAAGCTGATGTACAAGTGGTTGTAGCTTTCCGAATGTTACCGGAAATAGTTTGGAACATGCCTCCATTGGGGACTTTCAACCTCCATGCATCATTACTTCCTAATTACAGGGGTGCTGCCCCCATCAACTGGGCCATTATCAATGGTGAAAAAGAAACAGGAATCACTACTTTCTTCCTAAAACATGAGATTGACACCGGAAGTATAATTTTTCAGGAAAAAGAACCCATCCATGAAGAAGACAATGTGGGTAGCCTTTATGAGAGGTTGATGATAAAAGGTGCAAAGCTGGTTCTTAAAACCATTGAAGGAATCGCATCTGGTAATATTCAGACAATTCCGCAAGATGAGCAGCTGGCCAAACATCATGCTCCTAAAATTTTCAAAGAAACTTGTGAAATCGACTGGACAAAACCTGCATGGGAGATACATAATCTGGTAAGAGGGCTTTCACCCTACCCAGCAGCCTGGACTACCTTGGACAATAAGAATTGTAAAATTTTTAAAACCCAAGCAAATCCAAAAAATATTATAGGACTTGCTCCAGGAGAATTTCACTCTGATGGCAAAACCCATCTTACTTTCCAAACAGGGCAAGGGAGTTTGTCCATTTTAGAATTGCAGCTGGAAGGCAAAAAAAGGTTAAATATTGAGGAATTTCTAAGAGGTTATAAATTGTAA